The Candidatus Fusobacterium pullicola region ACCAGAGAAAAAGGAGATAGAGAGGGTTGAAAAATAGCCAAAAAATACTATTTTTAGGACTGTCAATATTTTTACTTGGATGTAGTAACACACAAAAAGATAATAAGGAGATAGAGTACTCGATATTACGTGGAGTGAACTTATCTAAACAGCAACAGTATGAGAAAGCTATGGTAGAATATCAAAAAGCTTATAGTTTAGACCCAGAGAATTTGATCCTCTTGAAGGAGTTGGGATATTGTTACTATCAATTTGGAGATTATAACAGAGCTAAAGAATTTTGGACAAAAGCTTTAGAAATATCTCCAAAAGATGATAATACAATAAAAAATTTGGCAATTCTTTATTATAAAGAGAGGGATTATGATAAAGTTTTTGATGTTGTAAGTCAAAGTTATAATCCTAATAGTGATTACTATTTAAAATTAAAGGCTTTAATAAATTATGAAACTGGAGATAAAATTGAAGCTTATGAGCTATTTAGGAAAATGAAAAGAGAAAGCTTTGATGAGGAGTGTACTTTAAAAAATATGGAGCTTTTAAAAGAGTTAGATAAAAAGATGGAGTTATACTCTTTTATGAGAGAGAGTTATCCAATTTTTATGGATAATAAAGAGTACACATTGAGATATACTCAAAATTTAGTAGAGCTTTATAATATGAATAGAGAGGCTCAGGAGATACTTTTAGATTACATTGTTAGAAATGGTAATGATGAGAATATTTTGTTACAATTAAGGGAGATGTACTTAAAAGATGGAGATATTCAAAAGGCTGAAAGTGTCTACAAATTAATAGTCAGATAGAATTTGAGGGGTAAAGAGAGAAAAAGAATAAAGAAAACGGAGTGAAGAGAATGGATTTAAAAAAATATGTAGCAAATGTAAAAGACTTTCCAAAAGAGGGAATACTATTTAGAGATATTACTCCTCTAATGAATGATGGAGAAGCTTTTAAAGCTGCTACAGATGAGATAGTAAAATTTGCAAAGGAACAAAAAGTAGATTTAATAGTTGGGCCGGAAGCAAGAGGATTTATATTTGGTTGTCCAGTTTCTTATGCTATGGGAATAGGATTTGTACCAGTTAGAAAACCAAAGAAATTACCTAGAGAGGTTATTGAATTTTCTTATGATTTAGAATATGGTTCAAATACTCTATGTATGCATAAAGATGCTATAAAACCAGGGCAAAGAGTACTTATAGTAGATGATCTTTTAGCTACTGGAGGAACTATGGAAGCTGCTGTAAAATTAGTAGAAGCATTAGGTGGAGTTGTAGCAGGATTAGCTTTTTTAATTGAATTAGAGGAGCTTAAGGGAAGAGAAA contains the following coding sequences:
- a CDS encoding tetratricopeptide repeat protein, translating into MKNSQKILFLGLSIFLLGCSNTQKDNKEIEYSILRGVNLSKQQQYEKAMVEYQKAYSLDPENLILLKELGYCYYQFGDYNRAKEFWTKALEISPKDDNTIKNLAILYYKERDYDKVFDVVSQSYNPNSDYYLKLKALINYETGDKIEAYELFRKMKRESFDEECTLKNMELLKELDKKMELYSFMRESYPIFMDNKEYTLRYTQNLVELYNMNREAQEILLDYIVRNGNDENILLQLREMYLKDGDIQKAESVYKLIVR
- a CDS encoding adenine phosphoribosyltransferase produces the protein MDLKKYVANVKDFPKEGILFRDITPLMNDGEAFKAATDEIVKFAKEQKVDLIVGPEARGFIFGCPVSYAMGIGFVPVRKPKKLPREVIEFSYDLEYGSNTLCMHKDAIKPGQRVLIVDDLLATGGTMEAAVKLVEALGGVVAGLAFLIELEELKGREKLKDYPVLTLMKY